Proteins encoded in a region of the Phalacrocorax carbo chromosome 15, bPhaCar2.1, whole genome shotgun sequence genome:
- the LOC135315837 gene encoding collagen alpha-1(I) chain-like codes for MSAGKGAGRTGHAAPSPDPSPPGGEGAREEGPAGTTCPAPPTPAGPPAALRIKPAGGAGAEHREPRPHRAWGVRPAPGAAAAGAAREPGGRFVPGRGARTCPGAAGGQRVAGPAWLAALGLAAADPGDLGPVSPSSPPPPPPPGSQGAGTGRVKAGAGRARDRPLRGRSQGGSGAGPQPGAGHRGPPAPAPEAPSRRPGPSIPPPPHSPRGAEGARRVRRCPERSRCWSPPQHQVRRAQPAPSARGSPRRAAGLAPGSPRSFSFVQIDRQSRAKLQPRSTATRVHPHTDGFWSRSACSLPLLLGNPARGAGGARPGTNETLVVTCKAEVRAEVTALGGGALRGSWAGAEEKYK; via the exons ATGAGCGCTGGAAAAGGGGCCGGACGGACAGGCCatgctgccccctcccccgaCCCCTCTCcgccgggcggggagggagcgagggAGGAGGGCCCGGCGGGCACAACCTGCCCGGCTCCTCCCACCCCCGCCGGCCCGCCGGCCGCCCTGCGCATAAAACCCGccggcggcgccggggccgAGCACCGGGAGCCGCGCCCGCACCGCGCCTGGGGAGtgcgcccggccccgggcgcggcggcggcgggagcagcCCGGGAGCCCGGCGGCCGCTTTGTCCCTGGCCGCGGCGCCCGCACctgccccggggcggcgggcggacAAAGGGTGGCGGGCCCGGCCTGGCTCGCTGCGCTCGGGCTCGCCGCGGCGGACCCCGGAGACCTCGGCCCGGTGTCCCCatcctccccaccaccaccaccacccccggGGTCTCAGGGCGCCGGCACCGGACGAGTCAAAGCGGGCGCGGGGAGGGCCCGGGACCGGCCCCTCCGAGGGCGCTCCCAGGGCGGGAGTGGGGCTGGCCCCCAGCCGGGAGCCGGGCACCGGGGACCCCCGGCACCTGCACCCGAAGCGCCTTCCCGGCGCCCCGGTCCctccattcccccccccccccacagcccGCGGGGAGCGGAGGGTGCCCGGAGGGTACGGCGGTGCCCGGAGCGGAGCCGCTGCTGGAGCCCCCCGCAGCACCAGGTACGCAGAGCCCAGCCTGCGCCCTCCGCCCGCGGATCCCCACGGAGGGCGGCCGGGCTGGCCCCCGGGTCACCGCGCAGCTTCTCCTTCGTACAAATTGACAGGCAGAGTCGTGCCAAGCTCCAGCCTCGCTCCACTGCCACACGAGTTCATCCACATACTGATGGCTTCTGGAGCAGGTCCGCGTGCTCTCTGCCACTGCTCTTGGGCAACCCGGCCCGGGGGGCTGGAGGAGCTCGGCCAGGAACAAATGAAACGCTGGTTGTCACCTGTAAAGCTGAAGTCAG GGCTGAAGTCACTGCTTTGGGTGGAGGTGCCCTGAgaggcagctgggctggtgcagaagaaaaatataaataa